A single Leptolyngbya sp. FACHB-261 DNA region contains:
- a CDS encoding GNAT family N-acetyltransferase translates to MSATYTLRPATPDDTETIFHLIKALAAYEKLSHEVTGSLTQLHEHLFGARAYIEVILAEVEGKSVGFALFFHNYSTFLTAPGIYLEDLFVEPEYRGLGLGKALLTHLAQLAVERGCGRLEWSVLDWNEPAIGFYQRCGAQIMNEWRICRVTGESLARLAQAPLG, encoded by the coding sequence ATGTCCGCTACTTACACGCTTCGTCCCGCAACGCCCGATGATACCGAGACTATCTTTCACTTAATCAAGGCATTAGCGGCCTATGAAAAACTGTCTCATGAAGTCACCGGCAGCCTGACGCAGTTGCATGAACACCTGTTTGGAGCCCGAGCTTATATTGAAGTGATCCTGGCGGAAGTAGAAGGCAAAAGCGTTGGCTTCGCCTTGTTTTTTCACAACTATTCCACCTTTTTGACCGCACCCGGCATTTACCTCGAAGACCTATTTGTTGAGCCGGAGTATCGAGGCTTAGGGCTTGGCAAAGCGCTGCTGACCCACCTGGCACAGCTGGCCGTAGAGCGAGGCTGCGGTCGCCTGGAATGGTCGGTGCTGGATTGGAATGAGCCTGCAATCGGCTTCTACCAGCGCTGTGGCGCGCAGATCATGAATGAGTGGCGCATCTGCCGCGTCACAGGTGAGTCGTTGGCTCGTCTGGCTCAGGCGCCGCTGGGCTGA
- a CDS encoding diflavin flavoprotein produces the protein MVMLTDKKSLKTVQVAEIGVATTAFRSQDWDRERFDIEYALEHGTTYNAFLIKGEKVALIDTSHEKFREPFLASLHEQIDPAQIDYIIASHTEPDHSGLIGTLLELAPNATVVCSKIAGQFLENMIHRPFKLQVVKGGDKLDLGNGHCLEFIMAPNLHWPDTIFTYDPASEILYTCDAFGAHYCSERLADDDLAEFETDLRYYYDCLMGPNARSVLTALKRMEPLSISMLATGHGPLIRNNVVEVTRRYRDWSQKQDQATTTVAVFYIADYGHSASLAQAIAHGISKAGVATEMINLGSTDDHEIQAVLSRVAGFVLSTPPAMGEGPNLAYQALGSILAAGNKKQLAGLFESCGGQDESITLIANQLKDAGFIQAFEPIRIETEPSNATLQVLEEAGTDLAQVLSRDKLIQQSKSLSHDLDKAVGRLAGGLYLITARRAGVSSAMIASWVSQASFEPLGVSIAVAKDRAIESLMQVNDRFVLNVLEEGNYLPLMRHFLRRFAPGEDRFAGVKTYEAANGSPILAEALAYLECQVQSRMETADHWIVYAVVESGKVSHPEGLTATHHRKVGNHY, from the coding sequence ATGGTGATGCTGACTGATAAAAAGAGCCTCAAAACGGTTCAGGTTGCAGAAATTGGTGTCGCAACCACAGCGTTCCGCTCCCAGGATTGGGACCGCGAACGGTTTGATATTGAGTACGCCCTAGAACATGGCACCACATACAATGCCTTTTTAATTAAGGGCGAAAAAGTTGCCTTAATTGATACCTCCCACGAGAAGTTTCGGGAGCCTTTTTTGGCTTCGCTCCACGAACAAATCGACCCGGCTCAAATTGACTACATTATTGCTAGCCACACTGAGCCGGACCACAGTGGCTTGATCGGCACGCTATTAGAATTAGCACCGAATGCTACAGTGGTTTGCTCCAAAATTGCGGGGCAATTTCTGGAAAACATGATCCACCGACCCTTCAAACTACAGGTCGTGAAGGGCGGTGACAAATTAGATTTGGGCAATGGCCATTGTCTAGAGTTCATCATGGCCCCCAATTTGCACTGGCCAGACACGATCTTTACCTACGACCCAGCCAGCGAAATTCTCTACACCTGTGATGCTTTTGGTGCCCACTATTGCAGTGAGCGTCTGGCAGATGATGACTTGGCCGAGTTTGAAACTGACCTGCGCTACTACTACGACTGCTTGATGGGACCCAACGCCCGTTCGGTTCTGACTGCGCTCAAGCGTATGGAGCCGCTCAGTATCAGTATGTTGGCCACGGGACACGGCCCCCTGATCCGCAACAACGTGGTCGAGGTAACTCGGCGCTATCGCGATTGGAGCCAGAAGCAAGATCAGGCCACGACTACAGTTGCAGTCTTCTACATTGCAGACTACGGGCACAGTGCGTCCTTAGCTCAGGCGATTGCCCACGGGATCAGCAAGGCCGGTGTGGCTACTGAGATGATCAATCTAGGCTCCACTGATGACCATGAGATTCAGGCGGTGCTCAGCCGGGTAGCGGGTTTTGTGTTGAGTACCCCGCCTGCTATGGGCGAGGGACCCAACCTGGCTTATCAAGCGCTCGGCAGCATTCTGGCGGCAGGCAATAAAAAGCAACTGGCGGGCCTGTTCGAATCCTGCGGTGGCCAGGACGAATCCATTACCTTGATTGCCAACCAACTCAAAGATGCTGGCTTTATCCAGGCATTTGAGCCAATTCGCATTGAAACCGAGCCCTCCAACGCCACGTTGCAAGTGTTGGAAGAAGCCGGGACTGACCTGGCTCAAGTACTCAGCCGCGATAAGCTGATCCAACAGTCAAAGTCCCTGAGCCATGACCTAGACAAGGCCGTGGGCCGTTTAGCCGGTGGGCTTTACTTGATCACGGCTCGTCGGGCTGGGGTCAGCAGTGCCATGATTGCCTCCTGGGTGTCTCAAGCCAGTTTTGAGCCTCTGGGTGTCAGTATTGCTGTGGCTAAGGACCGTGCTATTGAGTCGCTGATGCAGGTTAACGACCGCTTCGTGCTTAACGTGCTCGAAGAAGGCAACTATTTGCCGCTCATGCGTCACTTCCTGCGTCGATTTGCACCCGGAGAAGACCGCTTTGCTGGCGTAAAAACCTATGAGGCCGCCAATGGTAGCCCGATCCTGGCCGAAGCCCTGGCCTATTTGGAGTGCCAGGTGCAAAGCCGAATGGAGACAGCCGACCATTGGATTGTCTACGCCGTGGTGGAGTCGGGCAAGGTCTCGCACCCCGAGGGTTTAACGGCTACGCACCACCGCAAAGTGGGTAATCACTACTGA